A single genomic interval of Adhaeribacter pallidiroseus harbors:
- a CDS encoding cell division protein FtsX, giving the protein MVIILINNTIKLAMFSQRFLIRSMQLVGATSGFIQRPFMNRAIIQGLISGLLASGMLLGLLTYAYYQINELYLLRDETKLIILAGLLVLLGMIIGYISSYRAVRKYMRLSLDELY; this is encoded by the coding sequence GTGGTTATTATATTAATTAATAATACTATCAAACTGGCTATGTTCTCCCAGCGTTTTCTTATCCGGAGCATGCAACTTGTGGGCGCTACCTCGGGTTTTATACAACGGCCTTTCATGAACCGGGCGATCATACAAGGTTTAATCAGCGGCTTGCTGGCCTCCGGGATGCTTTTGGGGTTGTTAACGTACGCGTATTATCAAATCAATGAATTATACCTCCTCCGGGATGAAACCAAGTTAATCATTCTGGCGGGTTTGTTAGTCCTATTGGGTATGATCATCGGGTATATCAGCTCTTACCGGGCCGTACGGAAATACATGCGTTTATCCCTGGATGAACTTTATTAA
- a CDS encoding bifunctional riboflavin kinase/FAD synthetase — MQVIRSLTDFPELSQAVVTSGTFDGVHRGHQKILQRLIQLAQAINGQSVVITYWPHPRLVLQPEIQNIHLLSTIEERIEQLAAFAVDYLLIIPFTREFANLDSEQFVSEILIKTIRTKKLVIGYDHRFGRNRAGSFEYLRQHAPELGFEVEEIPRQDIDHVAVSSTKIRTALEAGEIKTATAYLGRYYALVGTVVLGKQLGRTLGYPTANLNITEQHKLIPRQGIYVVQVKIKNQLFGGMLSIGTNPTVGGTNQTVEVNIFNFSGNLYGQEITLLFLDRIRSEEKFANLDELITQMHQDKIKSLSVLNSFF, encoded by the coding sequence ATGCAGGTAATTCGTAGCCTTACTGATTTTCCGGAACTAAGCCAGGCAGTGGTTACTAGCGGCACTTTTGATGGCGTACACCGTGGCCACCAGAAAATTCTGCAACGCCTGATTCAGCTAGCACAAGCTATAAATGGGCAAAGTGTGGTGATTACCTATTGGCCCCATCCTCGTCTGGTTCTCCAACCAGAAATTCAAAATATTCATTTGTTGTCCACCATAGAAGAACGGATTGAACAACTGGCGGCTTTTGCCGTAGATTATCTCTTAATTATTCCGTTTACCCGCGAATTTGCCAATTTAGACTCGGAACAGTTTGTCTCGGAAATCCTCATAAAAACCATTCGCACCAAAAAATTAGTTATTGGCTACGATCACCGGTTTGGACGTAACCGGGCCGGTAGTTTTGAATATTTACGGCAACATGCCCCCGAATTAGGTTTTGAAGTAGAAGAAATACCGCGCCAAGACATTGACCATGTAGCCGTAAGTTCTACCAAAATCCGGACGGCGCTAGAAGCCGGCGAAATTAAAACAGCCACTGCTTATTTGGGCCGCTATTATGCCTTAGTGGGAACAGTGGTGCTGGGTAAACAATTGGGCCGCACCTTAGGCTACCCAACCGCTAACTTAAATATCACGGAACAGCATAAACTAATTCCCAGACAAGGTATTTACGTAGTGCAGGTAAAAATTAAAAATCAGCTATTTGGTGGCATGCTGAGTATTGGTACTAATCCTACAGTGGGCGGCACGAACCAAACCGTTGAAGTAAATATTTTTAATTTCTCCGGTAATCTATACGGTCAGGAAATTACCTTGCTTTTTCTCGATCGCATTCGTAGTGAAGAAAAGTTTGCTAATCTGGATGAACTTATTACCCAGATGCATCAGGATAAAATCAAGTCTTTGAGCGTTTTAAATAGTTTTTTTTAA
- a CDS encoding 3-oxoacid CoA-transferase subunit B: MALDKHGIAKRIAQELRDGYYVNLGIGIPTLVANYIPAGINVTLQSENGLLGMGPFPTETEVDPDLINAGKQTVTTLPGSSLFSSAESFAMIRGEHVDLTVLGAMEVSERGDIANWKIPGIMVKGMGGAMDLVASAKNIIVAMQHTSRDGQSKLLTSCTLPITGLQCVKKIVTDLAVLDITPEGFVLRERAPGVTVEQIQKVTAGKLITPDSVPEIKI, translated from the coding sequence ATGGCCTTGGACAAACACGGCATCGCGAAACGGATTGCGCAGGAATTACGGGATGGGTATTACGTGAATCTCGGCATCGGTATCCCAACGTTAGTGGCCAATTATATTCCGGCGGGTATAAACGTAACGTTGCAGTCCGAGAATGGTTTGTTAGGGATGGGGCCGTTCCCCACCGAAACGGAAGTAGATCCTGATCTGATTAATGCCGGAAAGCAAACGGTAACTACGCTGCCGGGTTCTTCGCTCTTTAGTTCCGCCGAAAGTTTTGCCATGATCCGGGGCGAGCACGTCGATTTAACGGTGCTGGGGGCCATGGAAGTGTCGGAGCGCGGCGATATTGCTAACTGGAAAATTCCGGGTATAATGGTGAAAGGCATGGGCGGCGCCATGGATTTGGTAGCTTCGGCTAAAAACATCATTGTGGCCATGCAACATACCAGCCGCGATGGTCAATCTAAACTGCTTACTTCGTGTACCTTACCTATAACCGGCTTGCAGTGTGTAAAAAAAATAGTAACTGATTTAGCCGTTCTGGATATTACACCGGAAGGGTTTGTCTTGCGCGAACGAGCCCCCGGAGTAACGGTGGAACAAATTCAGAAAGTTACCGCCGGCAAATTGATAACTCCGGATAGTGTTCCGGAAATTAAAATATAA
- a CDS encoding cell division protein FtsX, whose product MVIFTITLALFVIGLFSTLLIHAGKLSDVVKQSIEVQVYLDFDLTQTQLARMKNIFSQKEYIAYLNQEPQVRFFSKEEGAKEFIQESGEDFMAFLGDNPLRDAYILNINPDFADSEHLKKIKAELEEIDGVYEVQYVASLIDSINQNLKKSALYCLASPAFWCWWLLY is encoded by the coding sequence ATGGTTATTTTTACCATTACCCTGGCCTTGTTCGTTATTGGCTTGTTCAGCACCTTACTCATTCATGCGGGTAAATTATCCGATGTGGTGAAGCAAAGCATTGAAGTACAGGTTTACCTGGATTTTGATTTAACCCAGACGCAACTGGCCCGCATGAAAAATATTTTTTCGCAAAAAGAATACATTGCTTACTTAAACCAAGAACCGCAGGTACGTTTTTTCTCGAAAGAAGAAGGCGCAAAAGAGTTTATTCAGGAGAGTGGCGAGGATTTTATGGCTTTTCTGGGCGATAACCCGCTGCGCGATGCCTACATATTAAACATTAACCCGGATTTTGCCGATTCGGAGCACTTAAAGAAAATAAAAGCCGAACTGGAAGAAATAGACGGGGTGTACGAAGTGCAATACGTAGCCAGTCTAATTGATTCTATCAATCAAAATTTAAAAAAATCAGCATTATACTGCTTAGCTTCGCCGGCATTCTGGTGTTGGTGGTTATTATATTAA
- the truB gene encoding tRNA pseudouridine(55) synthase TruB codes for MKDYDFEAGEILLMNKPLHWTSFDVVKKVRNQLRIKKIGHAGTLDPLASGLLILCTGKFTKKIDEIQSQEKEYTGHFTIGQTTPSFDLETAVDQTLDYRHITTEDIQAAAASFLGQIDQIPPLFSAVKINGERAYTLARRGEEAEIKAKAIFIKTFEITQIELPLVYFRVVCSKGTYIRSLARDFGQKLGCGAYLSQLVRTRIGEYDLRQALTLDNIQEIRKYRQEQHAGNS; via the coding sequence ATGAAAGACTACGATTTTGAAGCCGGCGAAATCCTACTGATGAATAAACCCTTACATTGGACTTCGTTTGATGTGGTAAAAAAAGTACGGAACCAGCTTCGAATTAAAAAAATCGGCCATGCCGGCACTTTAGATCCTTTAGCTTCGGGTTTGCTTATTTTATGCACCGGAAAGTTTACCAAGAAAATAGACGAAATTCAAAGCCAAGAAAAAGAATACACGGGTCATTTTACCATTGGCCAGACCACTCCTTCGTTCGACCTGGAAACAGCCGTCGATCAAACTTTGGATTACCGGCACATAACTACTGAAGATATTCAGGCTGCTGCCGCTTCTTTCCTGGGACAGATTGATCAAATACCGCCTTTGTTTTCGGCAGTTAAAATAAACGGGGAACGAGCTTATACTTTGGCCCGGCGGGGCGAGGAGGCCGAGATTAAGGCCAAGGCTATTTTTATCAAAACTTTTGAAATTACGCAAATAGAACTGCCCTTAGTCTATTTTCGGGTGGTATGCTCCAAAGGTACCTATATCCGCAGCTTGGCCCGCGATTTTGGGCAAAAATTGGGTTGCGGGGCTTATTTATCACAACTAGTACGCACCCGAATCGGGGAATACGACTTAAGACAAGCGCTTACCCTGGACAATATTCAGGAAATCCGGAAGTACAGACAAGAACAACATGCAGGTAATTCGTAG
- a CDS encoding undecaprenyl-diphosphate phosphatase: MSFWHAIILAIVEGLTEFLPVSSTGHMIIASSLMGITASEFTKMFTVNIQFGAILSVLVLYWKRFFQSLDFYKKLLFAFIPAVVVGFLLNDVIDAMLESVVTVAISLVLGGVVLLFVDKWFNNDPMHSTPSAKQAFIIGIAQCIAMIPGVSRSAASIIGGLAQGISRKAAAEFSFFLAIPTMLAAASYKFITDFLHLDIKDDILKMNTYKIQSSLNHLSAHDVQTLLLGNLVAFIVAMLAIKFFINFLTKYGFRVFGIYRIIVGALLLLLLLFGVDLSV, from the coding sequence ATGAGTTTCTGGCACGCAATTATTCTGGCTATCGTAGAAGGCCTTACTGAATTTCTACCCGTATCTTCCACCGGTCACATGATTATTGCCTCTAGTTTAATGGGCATTACCGCATCGGAATTTACCAAAATGTTCACGGTTAATATTCAGTTCGGAGCGATCTTATCGGTGCTGGTATTATACTGGAAGCGGTTTTTTCAATCGCTGGATTTTTATAAAAAGTTATTGTTTGCCTTTATCCCAGCCGTTGTGGTTGGTTTTTTACTCAACGATGTAATTGATGCCATGCTGGAGAGCGTGGTTACCGTTGCCATCTCTTTGGTGTTGGGCGGCGTAGTACTGTTATTTGTAGATAAATGGTTTAATAATGATCCAATGCACAGCACGCCTTCGGCTAAACAAGCTTTTATAATTGGTATTGCCCAATGCATTGCCATGATTCCCGGAGTCTCCCGCTCAGCGGCATCCATTATTGGCGGCCTGGCCCAAGGTATTTCCCGGAAAGCGGCGGCCGAATTTTCGTTTTTCCTGGCTATACCTACCATGCTGGCCGCGGCCAGTTATAAATTTATCACTGACTTCCTGCACCTGGACATTAAAGATGATATTCTGAAAATGAATACGTACAAAATACAGTCCAGCTTAAACCACTTATCGGCGCACGATGTGCAAACACTTTTATTAGGCAACTTAGTCGCTTTTATAGTAGCGATGCTGGCTATTAAGTTTTTTATTAATTTCTTAACGAAGTATGGCTTCCGGGTTTTTGGTATTTACCGCATTATTGTGGGGGCTTTGTTGTTGTTGCTCTTATTGTTCGGAGTTGATTTAAGTGTGTAA
- a CDS encoding carbon-nitrogen hydrolase family protein, whose protein sequence is MTDKSKPSDKTKEPEHKLTLRQLRLADYKAIKGIMDTVYSNLGGSWTKEEFVALLKAFPEGQICITDKGKVIAGALSIIVKYSDYGDKHTYEQIVGKGKFDTHNPDGDTLYGVDVFVDPEYRNLRLGRRLYDARKEMCENLNMRGIIAGGRIPGYLEHAEKMSPRKYIDMVRNKEIYDPILTFQLSNDFHVRKILKGYMPSDVESKAYATLLEWINVYYEEREELIGGQKTVVRIGVVQWQMRNLTSLEDLLQQIEFYVDTVSSYKADIIMFPEFFNAPMMALSNDPSPSAAIRTLADYTEEVREKLISMALSYNINIIAGSMPEYNNKQLHNVSYLCRRDGTYDKQYKLHVTPDEAAYWGMRGGNKLSIFDTDIGKIGILICYDVEFPELARMLSDMDMKILFVPYWTDTKNAYLRVRRCAQARAIENECYVAITGSVGNLPRVENMDIQYSQSAVFSPSDFAFPHDAVVAEATPNTEMTLIADLDLDLLKDLNTGGSVRNLRDRRRDLYNVSWIMD, encoded by the coding sequence ATGACTGATAAAAGTAAACCATCCGATAAAACCAAAGAACCCGAACATAAGTTAACCCTGCGCCAGTTACGGCTCGCCGATTACAAAGCTATAAAAGGCATTATGGACACTGTTTATTCTAACTTGGGCGGCTCCTGGACCAAAGAAGAATTTGTGGCTTTGTTAAAAGCTTTTCCGGAAGGCCAAATATGCATTACCGATAAAGGCAAAGTAATAGCAGGAGCATTAAGTATCATCGTAAAATATTCCGATTACGGCGATAAACACACCTATGAGCAAATTGTGGGCAAAGGCAAATTTGATACCCACAACCCTGATGGCGACACGCTTTATGGGGTAGACGTGTTTGTAGATCCCGAGTACCGGAACTTGCGTTTAGGCCGCCGTTTATACGATGCCCGGAAAGAAATGTGCGAAAACCTGAACATGCGTGGTATTATTGCCGGTGGCCGAATACCGGGCTACTTAGAACACGCCGAGAAAATGTCGCCGCGCAAATACATTGACATGGTGCGGAACAAGGAAATTTACGACCCCATTTTAACCTTTCAGCTCAGTAACGACTTCCACGTTCGAAAAATTTTAAAAGGCTACATGCCCAGCGATGTTGAGTCGAAAGCGTACGCTACTTTACTCGAATGGATTAACGTGTATTACGAAGAACGGGAAGAATTAATTGGTGGTCAAAAAACCGTTGTCCGGATTGGTGTGGTGCAGTGGCAAATGCGAAATCTAACTTCTTTAGAAGATTTACTGCAGCAAATAGAGTTTTATGTGGATACGGTGAGTTCCTACAAAGCAGATATTATCATGTTTCCGGAGTTTTTTAACGCTCCCATGATGGCCCTTTCCAACGACCCGTCGCCCTCGGCTGCTATTCGTACCTTAGCCGATTATACCGAGGAAGTGCGGGAAAAACTCATTAGCATGGCCTTGTCGTACAATATCAATATTATTGCCGGCAGTATGCCCGAGTATAATAATAAGCAGTTGCACAATGTAAGTTACCTCTGCCGCCGCGATGGCACCTACGATAAACAATACAAATTGCACGTAACCCCAGACGAGGCCGCTTATTGGGGTATGCGCGGCGGAAATAAACTATCTATTTTTGATACGGATATTGGCAAAATTGGTATACTGATTTGCTACGATGTGGAATTTCCGGAATTAGCTCGGATGCTATCGGATATGGACATGAAAATTTTATTTGTGCCTTACTGGACGGATACCAAAAACGCCTATCTGCGGGTACGGCGTTGCGCCCAGGCTCGGGCCATCGAAAACGAATGTTATGTGGCGATAACGGGCAGCGTAGGGAACTTGCCCCGTGTCGAAAACATGGATATACAGTATTCGCAATCGGCAGTGTTTTCCCCTTCCGATTTTGCTTTTCCGCACGATGCGGTGGTGGCCGAAGCCACGCCGAACACCGAAATGACCTTAATTGCGGACTTAGACCTTGATTTATTGAAAGACTTAAATACCGGGGGTAGTGTACGAAACCTGCGTGATCGCCGGAGAGATTTATATAATGTAAGCTGGATTATGGATTAA
- a CDS encoding DUF3098 domain-containing protein yields MENKNQFAFGRRNYLLMIVGLVVLGIGFIIMTLDKEPYGEGFLGITLGPIFLVIGFIIEFFAILVKDRKKV; encoded by the coding sequence ATGGAAAATAAAAATCAGTTTGCTTTTGGTCGCCGCAACTACCTGTTAATGATTGTAGGCTTGGTGGTATTGGGTATCGGCTTCATTATCATGACCCTGGATAAGGAGCCTTACGGCGAAGGATTTTTGGGTATTACATTAGGACCAATTTTTTTAGTTATAGGATTTATTATCGAGTTTTTCGCCATTCTGGTGAAAGATCGCAAAAAAGTTTAA
- the hisS gene encoding histidine--tRNA ligase has protein sequence MSKEKPSLPKGTRDFSPEVVGKRNYIFNTIKRTFRKFGFQPLETPTMENLSVLTGKYGDEGDQLIFKILNSGDYLAKTTVADYELGSKHLLRKISEKALRYDLTVPFARYVVMNRNEITFPFKRYQIQPVWRADRPQRGRYREFYQCDADVVGTKSLLCEAEIVLMIDEVFTSLGITDFTIKINHRKILEGIAEIIGQKGREVDFYVAIDKLDKIGVEGVKKELLTKGIPAEEVAKLHTLLSYTDFGIETINAIPEIIKNQFDNQNTQIGHLEIDKVRNYVETINRVALKNVKIDPTLARGLSYYTGCIFEVKVNNVQMGSISGGGRYDNLTGMFGLPNVSGVGISFGVDRIYDVLEELQLFPESVQTSTQVLLTNFDSLSEAYALPILQQLRAAGIATELYPDQVKLAKQMTYADQKKIPYVLLIGSEEITSGQLKFKNMRTGEQESLPLAEIIKRLAL, from the coding sequence ATGAGTAAAGAAAAACCCAGCCTTCCTAAAGGAACCCGCGACTTTAGTCCGGAAGTAGTGGGAAAGCGTAACTATATTTTTAACACTATTAAAAGAACTTTCCGTAAGTTTGGCTTTCAGCCGCTGGAAACGCCAACCATGGAAAATCTTTCGGTACTTACCGGGAAGTACGGCGACGAAGGGGACCAGTTAATTTTTAAAATTTTGAACTCCGGCGATTACCTGGCCAAAACTACTGTTGCCGATTATGAACTGGGCAGCAAACATTTACTCCGGAAAATTTCGGAGAAAGCCCTCCGGTACGATTTAACCGTGCCTTTTGCCCGGTACGTGGTCATGAACCGCAACGAAATTACCTTTCCGTTTAAACGCTACCAAATTCAACCGGTGTGGCGCGCCGATCGACCCCAACGTGGCCGTTATCGCGAATTTTATCAATGCGATGCTGATGTAGTAGGTACCAAATCCTTACTTTGCGAAGCCGAAATTGTACTGATGATTGATGAGGTTTTTACCAGTTTAGGTATAACGGATTTCACCATTAAGATTAACCACCGTAAAATTTTAGAAGGTATAGCTGAGATTATTGGTCAAAAGGGTCGTGAAGTGGATTTTTATGTAGCTATTGATAAGCTTGATAAAATTGGAGTTGAAGGAGTTAAAAAAGAATTATTAACTAAAGGCATACCTGCTGAAGAAGTAGCCAAACTGCACACTTTATTATCTTATACAGATTTTGGTATTGAGACTATTAATGCTATTCCGGAAATAATCAAAAATCAATTTGATAATCAGAACACTCAAATTGGCCATTTAGAAATTGATAAAGTAAGAAACTATGTAGAAACTATAAATAGAGTTGCTTTAAAAAATGTTAAGATTGATCCCACGCTGGCCCGGGGTCTCTCCTACTACACCGGCTGTATTTTCGAAGTTAAGGTAAACAATGTGCAAATGGGCAGCATATCGGGTGGTGGTCGTTACGATAACCTGACGGGTATGTTTGGCCTGCCCAATGTATCCGGCGTGGGCATTTCCTTTGGCGTCGACCGGATATACGATGTACTGGAAGAATTACAGTTATTTCCGGAGTCGGTGCAAACCAGCACGCAAGTACTGCTTACCAACTTCGATAGCTTATCTGAAGCTTATGCTTTGCCTATTTTGCAACAATTGCGGGCGGCCGGTATTGCCACGGAACTGTATCCCGATCAGGTAAAATTAGCCAAGCAAATGACCTACGCTGATCAGAAAAAAATACCTTACGTATTGTTGATCGGCTCCGAAGAAATAACATCGGGTCAGTTGAAATTTAAAAATATGCGTACTGGCGAGCAAGAAAGCCTTCCGCTAGCAGAAATTATCAAGAGGTTAGCCCTTTAA
- a CDS encoding aromatic amino acid lyase, whose translation MERVFSIKHNQPLTVEAIQQILAKQISVTFSPDLNGNSKSDILNTQEAITSAELQAFAIGLGPETPAELTPLMLVLLADFVFKNPIANSLQIISRILEFYDYEVLPQVFSQGLYTSPAAHLILPVFGVGKVYYQGYLLKAADVHDIFSWQPIPWPEDLPLALTSTSFLGLSNLIYSFIQLKKLVSYSEVLLPPVDLLTDSGNLYPEQLEHLEHQLNSFLTFPEAQSKPVNGLMYQVVKLFFKFGEYILENLAQPRTNESFSIALNNQISTNSAHLLTLIKVLHQESFFLFEGDFDSHSGPSTAFTNQLMLQPFFFLKNLEKKMAITTLVQLTKAINPANTLNVTANLQATYRKQVIAVLKEADFDELIRKTIVFMYASVASK comes from the coding sequence ATGGAACGCGTATTTTCGATTAAACATAATCAACCACTTACAGTTGAGGCAATTCAACAGATTCTGGCGAAACAAATAAGCGTTACCTTTTCGCCTGACCTTAATGGAAATTCAAAATCCGATATTCTCAACACGCAAGAAGCAATAACATCCGCCGAACTGCAAGCATTTGCCATAGGATTAGGCCCGGAAACTCCGGCCGAACTAACACCTTTAATGCTTGTCTTGCTGGCCGATTTTGTCTTTAAAAACCCAATTGCAAATAGTTTGCAAATTATTTCCCGAATCCTGGAATTTTACGATTATGAAGTTTTACCCCAGGTTTTCAGTCAAGGACTTTATACCTCTCCTGCTGCTCATTTAATCTTACCGGTATTTGGCGTTGGCAAAGTGTATTACCAAGGTTATTTATTAAAAGCCGCCGATGTGCACGACATATTTAGTTGGCAACCTATACCCTGGCCGGAAGATTTGCCACTTGCCCTTACCTCAACTTCTTTCCTGGGATTAAGTAATTTAATTTACTCTTTTATACAGCTTAAAAAACTTGTCAGCTATTCCGAAGTGCTTTTACCTCCTGTTGACCTATTAACCGATTCCGGAAATCTATACCCAGAGCAGTTGGAACACTTGGAACACCAGTTGAACAGCTTTTTAACTTTCCCGGAAGCGCAGTCAAAACCCGTAAACGGCTTAATGTATCAGGTAGTAAAATTATTTTTTAAATTCGGTGAATATATTCTGGAAAATTTAGCGCAGCCAAGAACGAACGAATCTTTTTCCATTGCTTTAAACAACCAAATTTCAACAAACTCCGCCCACCTGCTTACCTTAATAAAAGTACTTCATCAGGAAAGCTTCTTTTTGTTTGAAGGCGATTTTGACTCACATTCCGGCCCATCTACTGCTTTTACCAACCAACTGATGTTGCAGCCTTTCTTTTTTTTAAAAAATTTAGAAAAAAAAATGGCAATAACCACTCTGGTGCAATTAACTAAGGCTATTAACCCGGCTAATACGCTAAATGTAACAGCAAATCTTCAGGCTACATACCGAAAGCAAGTAATTGCCGTTTTAAAGGAAGCTGATTTTGACGAATTAATCCGGAAAACGATTGTGTTTATGTATGCCAGTGTTGCCAGTAAGTAA
- a CDS encoding CoA transferase subunit A — translation MINKEVASAQEALADIPDGAVLMLGGFGLCGIPENCIAELLRKGTKNLTCISNNAGVDNFGLGILLQKRQVIKMVASYVGENAEFEKQLLSGELVVELIPQGTLAERIRAGGAGIPAFYTPAGYGTEVGAGKEVREFNGKMYLLEYGLRADFALVKAWRGDTAGNLIYKGTARNFNPMMATAGKITIAEVEQLVPAGELDPNHIHTPGIFVQRIFQGQAYEKRIEQRTVRT, via the coding sequence ATGATAAATAAAGAAGTAGCCAGTGCACAAGAAGCCCTGGCGGATATACCGGACGGTGCGGTTCTAATGCTGGGTGGGTTTGGTTTATGCGGTATACCCGAAAATTGCATTGCCGAACTCCTGCGTAAGGGCACCAAAAATTTAACCTGTATTTCTAATAACGCCGGGGTCGATAATTTTGGCTTGGGAATACTCTTGCAAAAGCGCCAGGTAATAAAAATGGTGGCGAGCTACGTGGGTGAAAATGCCGAGTTTGAAAAACAACTGCTTAGTGGTGAATTAGTAGTAGAATTAATTCCGCAAGGCACCTTAGCCGAACGAATCCGGGCGGGTGGGGCGGGCATTCCGGCTTTTTATACCCCAGCTGGCTATGGCACCGAAGTAGGTGCAGGCAAAGAAGTTCGGGAGTTTAACGGCAAAATGTATTTACTGGAATATGGGTTACGCGCCGATTTTGCCCTGGTGAAAGCTTGGCGGGGAGATACCGCCGGAAATTTAATCTATAAAGGTACGGCCCGCAATTTTAATCCCATGATGGCCACCGCCGGTAAAATTACCATTGCGGAAGTAGAACAACTCGTACCAGCCGGCGAGCTCGACCCAAACCACATTCATACGCCCGGTATTTTTGTGCAACGCATCTTTCAAGGACAAGCTTACGAAAAACGAATCGAACAACGTACCGTAAGAACGTAA